From a region of the Arachis ipaensis cultivar K30076 chromosome B09, Araip1.1, whole genome shotgun sequence genome:
- the LOC107619446 gene encoding germin-like protein subfamily 3 member 1 — protein MLPILFLIPLLLSTTCHASVQDFCVADTTASDTPAGFPCKPEANVTSSDFVYTGLSVPGKIIALINAAVTPAFVSQFPGLNGLGLSALRLDLGPGGVVPLHSHPGATELLVVKSGHITAGFVSSANSVYIATVKTGELMIFPQGLLHFQVAAGKKGAVAFAFFSSPNPGLQILDFALFASNFSTPLIAKTTFLDPELIKKLKGVLGGSG, from the coding sequence ATGCTTCCCATTCTCTTCCTCATCCCACTTCTCTTATCCACAACTTGCCATGCATCAGTCCAAGACTTCTGTGTGGCAGACACCACAGCATCAGACACCCCTGCAGGTTTCCCCTGCAAGCCGGAAGCCAATGTAACCTCCTCCGACTTCGTCTACACCGGCCTCTCCGTCCCTGGAAAAATCATTGCCCTCATAAACGCCGCCGTGACGCCGGCATTTGTCAGCCAATTCCCAGGCCTCAACGGCCTCGGCCTCTCGGCCTTGAGGCTAGACCTGGGTCCGGGTGGTGTGGTTCCTCTTCACTCCCACCCTGGCGCCACAGAGCTACTAGTTGTGAAGAGTGGCCATATAACTGCCGGGTTCGTCTCTTCGGCGAACTCGGTTTACATAGCCACAGTTAAGACAGGAGAGCTTATGATTTTCCCTCAAGGCTTGCTGCATTTTCAGGTAGCTGCTGGAAAGAAAGGCGCCGTTGCTTTTGCTTTTTTTAGTAGCCCCAATCCTGGACTTCAGATTCTTGATTTTGCTTTGTTTGCAAGCAACTTCTCTACTCCATTGATTGCAAAGACTACTTTCCTTGACCCTGAATTGATCAAGAAGCTTAAGGGTGTTCTTGGTGGAAGCGGTTAG
- the LOC107619745 gene encoding pentatricopeptide repeat-containing protein At5g46460, mitochondrial, which produces MNRTHLFQSLFNLRFIFAGATIGYWRRPFSDIASTTTSYKHELIHRLNTQTLQEARGFFDQIPSPHVTLATIMISAYACHHMLPEALDLFRKIPSKDVVSWNSIIKCCIYCGNFATAWKLFDEMPHRNVVTWTTLVDGLLRLGRVEDAERLFWAMPNRDVAAWNAMVHGYCSNGRVEDAMRLFCRMPLKDVISWTSMIGGLDQNGKSDEALVLFEKMVCSGVKPSANTLVCGLAAAAKAWAFHAGVQIHSCVLKLGYCCFDEFVTASLVTFYASCKQMEAACNVFDEVVQRNVVVWTALVTGYGLNDRHQEALEVFGKMMKMNVVPNESSFTSALNSCCGLEDVHAAATKMGLESSVYVGGSLVVMYSKCGYIGDAIFVFKRISEKSIVSWNSIIVGCAEHGCGMWALTLFRQMLREIDPDEITLTGLLSACSRSGMFQKAECLFRYFGQKRSITLTVEHYACMVDVLGRCGELDEAEALVTSMPVKANSMVWLILLSACRMHSNLHVAERAARKIFEMEPNCSDAYVLLSNMYAASNRWDEVDEIRRTMKDNRVVKQPGSSWLTLNGLRHEFLSADTSRPLTEKSCTD; this is translated from the exons ATGAATCGTACACACTTATTTCAATCACTGTTCAATCTAAGATTCATATTCGCCGGCGCCACCATCGGATACTGGAGGAGACCCTTCTCAGATATTGCAAGTACTACCACTTCATACAAGCATGAGCTCATTCACCGCCTCAACACACAAACCTTGCAGGAGGCACGTGGCTTCTTCGACCAAATCCCTTCCCCTCACGTGACCCTTGCCACCATCATGATTTCTGCCTACGCCTGCCACCACATGCTCCCTGAAGCGCTCGACCTCTTCCGCAAGATACCCTCTAAGGATGTGGTTTCCTGGAACTCCATCATAAAGTGTTGTATATATTGCGGCAATTTCGCCACTGCATGGAAACTGTTCGACGAAATGCCACACCGAAATGTCGTGACTTGGACCACCCTTGTTGATGGGTTGTTGCGTTTGGGAAGAGTTGAGGATGCTGAGAGGTTGTTTTGGGCCATGCCAAATAGAGACGTGGCTGCCTGGAACGCTATGGTTCATGGATATTGCAGTAATGGCAGGGTGGAAGATGCCATGCGCTTGTTTTGTAGAATGCCCTTGAAAGATGTGATTTCTTGGACTTCAATGATTGGTGGACTTGACCAGAATGGGAAGAGTGACGAGGCTTTGGTTCTCTTTGAGAAGATGGTGTGTTCTGGTGTTAAGCCTTCGGCTAATACCCTGGTTTGTGGGTTGGCAGCTGCTGCTAAAGCGTGGGCTTTTCACGCTGGTGTTCAGATTCATAGTTGTGTGTTGAAGTTGGGTTATTGTTGTTTTGATGAATTTGTAACAGCTTCACTTGTCACGTTTTATGCAAGTTGCAAGCAAATGGAGGCTGCATGTAATGTTTTTGATGAGGTTGTTCAGAGGAATGTGGTAGTTTGGACTGCTCTTGTGACAGGGTATGGTTTGAATGATAGGCATCAAGAGGCATTAGAGGTCTTTGGGAAAATGATGAAAATGAATGTGGTTCCAAATGAATCTTCTTTCACAAGTGCTTTGAATTCATGTTGTGGGTTGGAGGATG TTCATGCAGCAGCAACTAAGATGGGTTTGGAAAGTAGTGTGTACGTGGGAGGTTCTCTTGTTGTCATGTATAGTAAATGTGGCTATATTGGTGAtgcaatttttgtttttaaaaggaTTAGTGAGAAAAGTATTGTATCGTGGAACTCTATTATTGTCGGTTGTGCAGAGCATGGATGTGGCATGTGGGCTCTTACACTCTTTAGACAAATGCTGCGTGAGATTGATCCGGATGAAATCACCTTAACTGGTTTGCTCTCTGCATGTAGCCGATCTGGGATGTTTCAAAAGGCGGAGTGTCTCTTCAGATACTTTGGCCAGAAAAGATCAATTACACTGACAGTTGAGCACTATGCATGTATGGTGGATGTACTTGGCAGGTGCGGAGAGCTGGATGAAGCAGAAGCACTGGTGACAAGCATGCCTGTGAAAGCAAATTCAATGGTTTGGCTGATCTTACTGAGTGCATGCAGGATGCATTCTAATTTACATGTAGCTGAAAGAGCGGCAAGAAAGATATTTGAAATGGAGCCCAATTGCAGTGATGCATATGTGTTGCTTTCTAACATGTATGCAGCTTCAAACCGATGGGATGAAGTAGATGAGATAAGGAGAACAATGAAAGATAACAGAGTTGTGAAACAACCCGGATCCAGTTGGCTAACCTTAAACGGACTGAGGCATGAATTTCTTTCTGCAGATACGTCGCGTCCTCTCACTGAGAAAAGCTGTACTGATTAG